In Nomascus leucogenys isolate Asia chromosome 8, Asia_NLE_v1, whole genome shotgun sequence, a single genomic region encodes these proteins:
- the CCDC184 gene encoding coiled-coil domain-containing protein 184: MEDGLLEIMTKDGGDMPAPLEVSTVPAVGDVISGEYNGGMKELMEHLKAQLQALFEDVRAMRGALDEQASHIQVLSDDVCANQRAIVSMCQIMTTAPRQGGLGVVGGKGSFPSDLQEPETPSPGIGDSGLLGRDPEDEEDEEEEKEMPSPATPTSHCERPESPCAGLLGGDGPLVEPLDVPDITLLQLEGEASL; the protein is encoded by the coding sequence ATGGAGGACGGTCTGCTGGAGATCATGACCAAGGACGGCGGCGACATGCCGGCGCCCCTGGAGGTGTCCACCGTGCCGGCAGTCGGGGACGTGATCTCCGGGGAGTACAACGGCGGCATGAAGGAACTGATGGAGCACCTGAAAGCCCAGCTGCAAGCTCTGTTTGAGGACGTGAGGGCCATGAGGGGGGCCCTGGACGAGCAGGCCTCGCACATCCAGGTGCTCTCGGACGACGTGTGCGCCAACCAGCGAGCCATCGTCTCCATGTGCCAGATTATGACCACTGCGCCCCGCCAGGGCGGCTTGGGCGTGGTCGGCGGCAAGGGGAGCTTCCCGAGCGACCTCCAAGAGCCGGAGACTCCTTCGCCTGGGATCGGGGACAGCGGCTTGCTGGGTCGCGATCCCGAGGACGAGGAGGacgaggaagaagaaaaggagatgcCCAGCCCCGCCACACCCACCAGTCACTGTGAGCGCCCCGAGAGCCCCTGTGCCGGTCTCCTTGGGGGGGACGGGCCACTTGTGGAGCCCCTCGACGTGCCCGACATTACCCTGCTGCAGCTGGAGGGCGAGGCCTCCCTGTGA